The following are from one region of the Melaminivora suipulveris genome:
- a CDS encoding acyl-CoA dehydrogenase family protein — protein MQDLTQRSVYREDHEHFREQARRFFEREVEPFHAQWEKDGIVPKEVWRKAGREGLLNPMLPEPYGGGGDFGHAAVLLEEIARSGASGLGFPLHSDIAAPYVFAYGNQEQKDRWLPKMAAGELIGAIAMTEPGAGSDLKSVRTTAIRDGDDYVINGSKTFITNGINSEIVIVVAKTAPDLGAKGVSLIVVEEGTPGFSKGRKLDKIGLWAQDTSELFFDNVRVPVANRLGEENLGFKYLMHELAQERLVVAVRAAASIETFLQKTIDYTRERKAFGQSVFEFQNTRFKLAEAKAQATMLRVFVDDCIALHMQRKLSPERAAMVKLNATALQNRLLDEFLQLHGGYGYMTEYQVGRAWADARVGRIYGGSDEIMKEIIARAL, from the coding sequence ATGCAAGATCTCACCCAGCGCAGCGTCTACCGCGAGGACCACGAGCATTTCCGCGAGCAGGCGCGGCGCTTTTTCGAGCGCGAGGTCGAGCCCTTCCACGCCCAGTGGGAAAAGGACGGCATCGTGCCCAAGGAGGTCTGGCGCAAGGCCGGCCGCGAGGGCCTTCTCAACCCCATGCTGCCCGAGCCCTACGGCGGCGGCGGCGACTTCGGCCATGCGGCAGTGCTGCTCGAAGAGATCGCCCGCAGCGGCGCCAGCGGCCTGGGCTTTCCGCTGCATTCGGACATCGCCGCGCCATACGTCTTCGCCTATGGCAACCAGGAGCAAAAGGACCGCTGGCTGCCCAAAATGGCCGCCGGCGAGCTGATCGGCGCCATTGCCATGACCGAGCCGGGCGCCGGCAGCGACCTGAAATCGGTGCGCACCACGGCCATTCGGGATGGCGACGACTACGTCATCAATGGCAGCAAGACCTTCATCACCAACGGCATCAACAGCGAGATCGTCATCGTCGTCGCCAAGACGGCGCCGGACCTGGGAGCCAAGGGCGTCTCGCTGATCGTGGTGGAGGAAGGCACGCCAGGTTTTTCCAAGGGCCGCAAGCTGGACAAGATCGGCCTGTGGGCGCAGGACACATCCGAGCTGTTCTTCGACAACGTGCGCGTGCCGGTGGCCAACCGGCTGGGCGAGGAGAACCTGGGCTTCAAGTATCTGATGCACGAGCTGGCGCAGGAGCGCCTGGTGGTGGCCGTGCGCGCCGCCGCGTCCATCGAGACCTTCCTGCAAAAGACCATCGACTACACGCGCGAACGCAAGGCCTTCGGCCAGAGCGTGTTCGAGTTCCAGAACACGCGCTTCAAGCTGGCCGAGGCCAAGGCGCAGGCAACCATGCTGCGCGTGTTCGTCGACGACTGCATCGCCCTGCACATGCAGCGCAAGCTCTCGCCCGAACGCGCGGCCATGGTCAAGCTCAACGCCACGGCGCTGCAAAACCGGCTGCTGGACGAGTTTCTGCAGCTGCACGGCGGCTACGGCTACATGACCGAGTACCAGGTCGGCCGCGCCTGGGCCGACGCGCGCGTGGGCCGCATCTATGGCGGCAGCGACGAAATCATGAAGGAAATCATCGCCCGCGCGCTGTGA
- a CDS encoding CaiB/BaiF CoA transferase family protein, which yields MKVLDSVRVLEIGGLGPGPFCAMHLADLGADVVSLVRRPEGRAITSTLLNRGKRSVFVDLKDPADRDMVLQLVAGADVLIEGMRPGVMERLGLGPDECLAANPRLVYGRMTGWGQDGPLAPRAGHDTNYAAVSGALWGCSPADARPVSPFAVLGDIGGGALYLMTGILSGIVQARATGRGTVVDAAIVDGAAHMLNLMLSARAAGMVADERGASTYDSSPFYDTYVCADGQHITVGALEPQFYALLVQTLGLADDAEFVGHQWDKSAWPGRRARLAALFLSQPRAHWQALLEPTDACFGAVLSPVEAAQHPHLRARGTYVEQGGTLQAAPAPRFDGAAYPIGPACEPGAHTQQVREQLDAGGGAAVWRARQS from the coding sequence ATGAAAGTGCTGGACAGCGTACGCGTGCTGGAAATCGGTGGCCTGGGCCCAGGGCCTTTTTGCGCCATGCACCTGGCCGACCTGGGCGCCGACGTGGTCTCGCTGGTGCGCCGCCCCGAGGGCCGTGCCATCACCTCCACGCTGCTCAATCGCGGCAAGCGCTCGGTCTTCGTCGATCTGAAGGACCCAGCCGACCGGGACATGGTGCTGCAACTGGTGGCCGGCGCCGACGTGCTGATCGAGGGCATGCGCCCCGGCGTCATGGAGCGCCTGGGCCTGGGGCCGGATGAATGCCTGGCCGCCAACCCGCGCCTGGTCTACGGCCGCATGACCGGCTGGGGCCAGGACGGACCGCTGGCGCCGCGCGCAGGGCACGACACCAACTACGCGGCCGTGAGCGGCGCGCTGTGGGGCTGCAGCCCGGCGGACGCGCGCCCGGTCTCGCCCTTTGCCGTGCTGGGCGACATCGGCGGCGGTGCGCTGTACCTGATGACCGGCATCCTGTCCGGCATCGTGCAGGCGCGCGCCACGGGCCGCGGCACGGTGGTCGACGCGGCCATCGTCGATGGCGCGGCGCACATGCTGAACCTGATGCTCAGCGCGCGCGCCGCCGGCATGGTCGCCGACGAGCGCGGCGCCAGCACCTACGACAGCTCGCCGTTCTACGACACCTACGTCTGCGCCGATGGCCAGCACATCACCGTGGGTGCGCTGGAGCCGCAGTTCTACGCACTGCTGGTGCAGACACTGGGACTTGCGGATGACGCCGAGTTCGTCGGCCATCAATGGGACAAATCCGCGTGGCCGGGACGCCGCGCCCGCCTGGCCGCGCTGTTCCTGAGCCAGCCGCGCGCACACTGGCAGGCGCTGCTGGAGCCCACCGATGCCTGCTTCGGCGCCGTGCTGAGCCCGGTCGAGGCCGCGCAGCACCCGCACCTGCGCGCACGCGGCACCTATGTCGAGCAGGGCGGCACCCTGCAGGCCGCGCCTGCGCCGCGCTTCGACGGCGCGGCCTATCCCATCGGCCCGGCATGCGAGCCGGGGGCGCATACGCAGCAGGTGCGCGAGCAGCTGGATGCGGGCGGCGGTGCGGCGGTGTGGCGTGCACGCCAGAGCTGA
- a CDS encoding lipid-transfer protein: protein MQRPVHVVGVGMIPFTKPGASDPYTVMGARAARLALQDAGVDYADVQQAYVGYVYGDSTAGQAALYGVGLTGIPVFNVNNNCSTGSSALFLARQAVESGMVECAIALGFEQMQPGALKGAWDDRPSPLARFIDSMTERQGYDQAAPRAAQLFGGAGQDYLREHGIRPDTFGRISVRARQHAARNPLAVFRQTLTLDEVMASAQVYGPLTRYQCCPPTCGAAAAVLCSADFAKRHGLDQRVTIAAQAMTTDSPSTFEGGDMLKVVGYDMSAAAARQVYEAAGVGPEDVNVVELHDCFTANELLTYEALGLTPEGTAEKFILDGDNTYGGRVVTNPSGGLLSKGHPLGATGLAQCAELTWQLRGQAEDRQVEGARLALQHNLGLGGACVVTLYQRN from the coding sequence ATGCAAAGACCCGTCCACGTCGTCGGCGTGGGCATGATCCCCTTCACCAAGCCCGGCGCCAGCGACCCGTACACGGTCATGGGCGCGCGCGCCGCGCGGCTGGCGCTGCAGGACGCTGGCGTGGATTACGCCGACGTGCAGCAGGCCTATGTAGGCTATGTCTACGGCGACTCCACGGCGGGGCAGGCGGCGCTGTATGGCGTGGGGCTGACCGGCATTCCGGTGTTCAACGTCAACAACAACTGCTCCACCGGCTCCAGCGCGCTGTTCCTGGCGCGCCAGGCGGTGGAATCGGGCATGGTCGAGTGCGCCATCGCGCTGGGCTTCGAGCAGATGCAGCCCGGCGCGCTCAAGGGCGCCTGGGACGACCGGCCCTCGCCCCTGGCGCGCTTCATCGATTCCATGACCGAGCGCCAGGGCTACGACCAGGCCGCGCCGCGCGCCGCGCAGCTCTTCGGCGGCGCCGGGCAGGACTATCTGCGCGAGCACGGCATCCGGCCCGACACCTTCGGCCGCATTTCGGTCAGGGCGCGCCAGCACGCGGCGCGCAATCCGCTGGCCGTCTTCCGCCAGACGCTGACGCTGGACGAGGTCATGGCCTCGGCGCAGGTGTATGGCCCGCTCACGCGCTACCAGTGCTGCCCCCCGACCTGCGGCGCCGCGGCGGCCGTGCTGTGCTCGGCGGACTTCGCCAAAAGGCACGGCCTGGACCAGCGCGTGACCATCGCCGCGCAGGCCATGACCACCGACAGCCCCAGCACCTTTGAAGGCGGCGACATGCTCAAGGTGGTCGGCTATGACATGAGCGCGGCGGCAGCACGCCAGGTCTACGAGGCCGCCGGCGTGGGCCCCGAGGACGTGAACGTGGTCGAGCTGCACGACTGCTTCACCGCCAACGAACTGCTGACCTACGAGGCCCTGGGCCTGACCCCCGAAGGCACGGCCGAGAAATTCATCCTCGACGGCGACAACACCTACGGCGGGCGCGTGGTCACCAACCCCTCCGGCGGCCTGTTGTCCAAGGGCCACCCGCTGGGCGCCACGGGCCTGGCGCAATGCGCCGAGCTGACCTGGCAGCTGCGCGGCCAGGCCGAGGACCGCCAGGTCGAGGGCGCGCGGCTGGCGCTACAGCACAACCTGGGCCTGGGCGGCGCCTGCGTGGTCACGCTGTACCAGCGCAACTGA
- a CDS encoding SDR family NAD(P)-dependent oxidoreductase, producing the protein MKLQQGMTAIVTGGVSGLGEACAEQLLERGLQVVAVDLNDERGAAMERKYAGQLRYVKADVADEQQMQQAVNVARELGNLRALVHCAGIGGPLRLIEKDGSAGSLDKYTHIIRVNLIGSFNALRLAAVAMADNEPIDGERGACVLTASVAGYEGQIGQIPYASSKAGVIGMTIVAARDLATKFIRVCTIAPGLFETPLLMRLPENVRQSLGASVPNPSRLGQPHEFAMTALHILENPMLNGETIRLDGAIRMQPR; encoded by the coding sequence ATGAAACTGCAACAAGGAATGACCGCCATCGTCACCGGCGGTGTCTCGGGCCTGGGCGAGGCCTGCGCCGAGCAGCTGCTCGAGCGCGGCCTGCAAGTCGTCGCCGTCGATCTGAACGACGAGCGCGGCGCGGCCATGGAAAGGAAATACGCCGGCCAGCTGCGCTACGTGAAGGCCGACGTCGCCGACGAGCAGCAGATGCAGCAGGCGGTGAACGTGGCCAGGGAGCTGGGCAACCTGCGCGCCCTGGTGCATTGCGCCGGCATCGGCGGGCCGCTGCGCCTGATCGAAAAGGACGGCAGCGCCGGCTCGCTGGACAAATACACCCACATCATCCGCGTCAACCTGATCGGCTCGTTCAACGCGCTGCGCCTGGCGGCGGTGGCCATGGCGGACAACGAGCCCATCGATGGCGAGCGTGGCGCCTGCGTGCTCACCGCCTCGGTGGCGGGCTACGAAGGGCAGATCGGGCAGATCCCCTACGCCTCGTCCAAGGCAGGGGTGATCGGCATGACCATCGTCGCCGCGCGCGACCTGGCCACCAAGTTCATCCGCGTGTGCACCATCGCCCCGGGCCTGTTCGAGACGCCGCTGCTCATGCGCCTGCCCGAGAACGTGCGCCAGTCGCTGGGCGCCTCGGTGCCCAACCCCTCGCGCCTGGGCCAGCCGCACGAGTTCGCCATGACGGCGCTGCACATCCTGGAAAACCCCATGCTCAACGGCGAAACCATCCGTCTGGACGGCGCCATCCGCATGCAGCCGCGCTGA
- a CDS encoding PaaI family thioesterase: protein MTHSQPAPPANPFANEPPSQLFGLPMPMAAALALRGERIGDDRAQVRMGFQPAFANSRHQAHGGAIAALLDCTLASAVRAHDPAGNGVATIDLTLHFVATASGDLIASAHCERRGRSISFARGEVRAEDGTLVALATGTFKLMPRQALGG, encoded by the coding sequence ATGACGCACTCTCAACCCGCCCCACCCGCCAACCCCTTCGCCAACGAACCCCCCAGCCAACTCTTCGGCCTCCCCATGCCCATGGCCGCCGCCCTGGCCCTGCGCGGCGAGCGCATCGGCGACGACCGCGCCCAGGTGCGCATGGGTTTTCAGCCGGCGTTCGCCAACAGCCGCCACCAGGCCCACGGCGGCGCCATCGCCGCGCTGCTGGACTGCACCCTGGCTTCCGCCGTACGCGCGCACGACCCAGCCGGTAACGGCGTCGCCACCATCGACCTGACGCTGCACTTTGTCGCCACCGCCAGCGGCGACCTGATCGCCAGCGCTCACTGCGAGCGGCGCGGGCGCTCCATCAGCTTCGCGCGCGGCGAGGTGCGCGCCGAGGACGGCACGCTGGTGGCGCTGGCCACCGGCACCTTCAAGCTCATGCCGCGCCAGGCGCTGGGCGGCTGA
- a CDS encoding AMP-binding protein, with protein MSPLHTGATATEAFRSAFQSFPERVALVLPDGGTWTYAELHQRVQRMARYLQSLGLERQQGLAVLTGNQPEALVVIIACAWLGLRQTALHPLGAEEDQAFVLQDAGIAALVVGAQHAERGAALKARGLVRHVLSLGPSPLGEDVIAASSAFDGAELPIAAQPEDIYRITYTGGTTGRSKGVVHRHRTTLTMLLQQLAGWEWPDELRFLIATPISHAGGAMVLPTLLRGGTLVLLDKYSPEAFLRAVQQQRITATFLVPTQIYGLLDHAGLADWDRSSLQYVLYGASPIAPARLAEAIERFGPIFGQLYGQAEAPMTIAYLRRDAHDLANLERLQSCGRPLLGNQVALLDREGREVAPGEVGELCVRGPLVMEGYLNRPDATAEAFAGDWLHTGDMARCDAHGYLYLVDRAKDMVITGGFNVYSSEVEACLALHPAVAQSAVIAVPDARWGEAVAAIVQLKPGAQASEQELADFVRERKGALHAPKQVWLEAELPVTPLGKIDKKSLRARFWGQQQRQVG; from the coding sequence ATGAGCCCGCTGCACACCGGCGCCACGGCGACCGAGGCCTTCCGCTCGGCGTTCCAGTCCTTTCCCGAGCGGGTGGCGCTGGTGCTGCCAGATGGCGGCACCTGGACCTACGCCGAGCTGCACCAGCGCGTGCAGCGCATGGCGCGCTATCTGCAATCGCTGGGCCTGGAGCGCCAGCAGGGCCTGGCGGTGCTGACCGGCAACCAGCCCGAAGCGCTGGTGGTCATCATCGCCTGCGCCTGGCTGGGCCTGCGCCAGACGGCGCTGCACCCGCTGGGCGCCGAGGAGGACCAGGCCTTCGTGCTGCAGGACGCGGGCATCGCCGCCCTGGTCGTCGGTGCGCAGCATGCCGAGCGCGGCGCAGCATTGAAAGCGCGCGGCCTGGTGCGTCACGTGCTGAGCCTGGGGCCGTCGCCGCTGGGCGAGGACGTGATCGCCGCCAGCAGCGCCTTCGATGGTGCCGAGCTGCCCATCGCCGCGCAGCCCGAAGACATCTACCGCATCACCTACACCGGCGGCACCACCGGCCGCTCCAAGGGCGTGGTGCACCGCCACCGCACCACGCTGACCATGCTGCTTCAGCAGCTGGCCGGCTGGGAGTGGCCGGACGAGCTGCGCTTTCTGATCGCCACGCCGATCTCGCACGCCGGCGGCGCCATGGTGCTGCCCACGCTGTTGCGCGGCGGCACGCTGGTACTGCTGGACAAATACTCGCCCGAAGCCTTTTTGCGCGCCGTGCAGCAGCAGCGCATCACCGCGACCTTTCTGGTGCCGACGCAGATCTACGGCCTGCTGGACCACGCGGGCCTGGCGGACTGGGACCGCTCCAGTCTGCAGTACGTGCTGTACGGCGCCTCGCCCATCGCGCCGGCGCGGCTGGCCGAGGCAATTGAGCGCTTCGGCCCCATCTTCGGCCAGCTCTACGGCCAGGCCGAGGCGCCCATGACCATCGCCTACCTGCGCCGTGACGCGCACGACCTGGCGAACCTTGAGCGCCTGCAATCCTGCGGGCGGCCGCTGTTGGGCAACCAGGTGGCGCTGCTGGACCGCGAGGGGCGCGAAGTGGCGCCGGGCGAGGTCGGCGAGCTGTGCGTGCGCGGACCGCTGGTCATGGAGGGCTACCTGAACCGGCCCGATGCCACGGCCGAGGCCTTCGCCGGCGACTGGCTGCACACGGGCGACATGGCGCGCTGCGATGCGCACGGCTACCTGTACCTGGTGGACCGCGCCAAGGACATGGTCATCACCGGCGGCTTCAACGTCTACTCCAGCGAGGTCGAGGCCTGCCTGGCGCTGCACCCGGCCGTGGCGCAATCGGCCGTCATCGCCGTGCCCGATGCGCGCTGGGGCGAGGCGGTAGCGGCCATCGTCCAGCTCAAGCCCGGCGCGCAGGCGTCCGAGCAGGAGCTTGCCGACTTCGTGCGCGAGCGCAAGGGCGCGCTGCATGCGCCCAAGCAGGTCTGGCTGGAGGCCGAGCTGCCCGTGACCCCGCTGGGCAAGATCGACAAGAAAAGCCTGCGGGCGCGCTTCTGGGGCCAGCAGCAGCGCCAGGTGGGCTGA
- a CDS encoding AMP-binding protein: MQQDFFGRAAAAPDRVVMRMAGRDGADGAAHTAGDVAAQALRMAQWLAMHGLRPGERFAVLLENRLEILTLALAARQAGLYAAILSTHLSPAEMAWIVQDCGARLLVASHRTLEQASQALRSSEASSELPCWTVDEATPRAPSLHAALNALAALNTPPIDLSDRPLGRDLLYSSGTTGRPKGVLKPLQPASLRGQLDPEALGTQKLMGMDEDTVYLSPAPLYHAAPLRYTLRVLELGGQAVVMDRFDAQHALQLIERHRVTHSQWVPTMFNRLLALPPEVRAAHDLSSLRVAIHAAAPCPVPLKQAMLDWWGDVLIEYYAGSEGCGTTTITSAEWRQRPGSVGRASNGQLHILDDDGRELPPGEIGQIYFSGGGTFEYLNDPDKTRQAVNAQGWCTYGDLGHVDAQGFLFLSDRRADLILSGGVNLYPQEIELALARHPAVQEVAVVGVPDADFGEVPLAAVVLAAGHTPDQDTARAIVAQAAEVLSRMKLPQRMVFVDALPRLETGKLLRRQLKERWRGQAQAGFALRDHRKP; the protein is encoded by the coding sequence ATGCAGCAGGATTTTTTCGGCCGCGCAGCGGCGGCCCCGGATCGCGTGGTGATGCGCATGGCAGGCAGGGACGGCGCGGACGGCGCGGCGCACACCGCTGGCGACGTCGCCGCCCAGGCTCTGCGCATGGCGCAGTGGCTGGCGATGCACGGCCTGCGGCCGGGCGAGCGTTTCGCCGTGCTGCTGGAAAACCGCCTGGAGATCCTGACCCTGGCGCTGGCAGCACGTCAGGCCGGCTTGTACGCCGCCATCCTCAGCACCCACCTGTCGCCCGCCGAGATGGCCTGGATCGTGCAGGACTGCGGCGCGCGCCTGCTCGTTGCCTCGCACCGCACGCTGGAGCAGGCCAGCCAGGCGCTGCGCAGCAGCGAAGCCAGCAGCGAGCTGCCCTGCTGGACGGTGGACGAGGCCACGCCGCGTGCGCCCTCGCTGCATGCCGCGCTGAACGCCCTGGCCGCCCTGAACACGCCGCCCATCGACCTGAGCGACCGCCCGCTGGGGCGCGATCTGCTGTATTCCTCGGGCACCACCGGCCGGCCCAAGGGCGTGCTCAAACCCCTGCAACCGGCCAGCCTGCGCGGCCAGCTCGATCCGGAGGCGCTGGGCACGCAAAAGCTCATGGGCATGGACGAGGACACGGTGTACCTGTCGCCCGCGCCGCTGTACCACGCGGCGCCGCTGCGCTACACGCTGCGCGTGCTGGAGCTGGGCGGCCAGGCGGTCGTCATGGACCGCTTCGACGCGCAGCATGCCCTGCAGCTGATCGAGCGCCACCGCGTCACGCACAGCCAGTGGGTGCCGACCATGTTCAACCGCCTGCTGGCGCTGCCGCCCGAGGTGCGCGCCGCGCATGACCTGTCCAGCCTGCGCGTGGCCATCCACGCCGCCGCGCCCTGCCCGGTGCCGCTCAAGCAGGCCATGCTGGACTGGTGGGGCGACGTGCTGATCGAGTACTACGCCGGCTCCGAGGGCTGCGGCACGACCACCATCACCAGCGCCGAATGGCGCCAGCGCCCCGGCTCGGTGGGCCGCGCCAGCAACGGACAGCTGCACATCCTGGACGACGACGGCCGCGAGCTGCCGCCGGGCGAAATCGGTCAAATCTATTTCTCGGGTGGCGGCACGTTTGAATACCTGAACGACCCCGACAAGACGCGCCAGGCCGTGAACGCGCAGGGCTGGTGCACCTACGGCGACCTGGGCCATGTGGATGCTCAGGGCTTCCTGTTCCTGAGCGACCGGCGCGCCGACCTGATCCTGTCGGGCGGCGTGAACCTGTACCCGCAGGAGATCGAGCTGGCGCTGGCGCGCCACCCGGCGGTGCAGGAGGTCGCCGTGGTCGGCGTGCCCGACGCGGATTTCGGCGAGGTGCCGCTGGCCGCCGTGGTGCTCGCCGCCGGCCACACGCCGGACCAGGACACGGCGCGCGCCATTGTTGCGCAGGCGGCCGAGGTGCTCTCGCGCATGAAGCTGCCGCAGCGCATGGTCTTCGTGGATGCGCTGCCGCGCCTGGAGACCGGCAAGCTCTTGCGCCGCCAGCTCAAGGAGCGCTGGCGCGGGCAGGCGCAGGCTGGTTTCGCCCTGCGCGACCATCGAAAACCATAG
- a CDS encoding thiolase family protein produces MNHPVIVDAIRSPMARARADGALAQVHPVDLLSQVLAQLVARNKLDPALVDDVICGCVSQAGEQAGTPGRLAWLAAGLPKHVPSTTIDRKCGSSQQAVHFAAQAIMAGVQDIVIACGVESMSRVPMGSSRMGKNTTGAAFDERYAPGLVGQGVSSDLIAAKWGLGREQLDRYAARSHQRAHEAQSAGCFQREIVGIDTPTGRVTQDETIRAGTTVEKLATLKPAFENDDLSERFPQIGWHTTAGNASQMTDGASAMLIMSEQKARELGLAPRARFVAFDVVGDDPLLMLTAPIPATQRVLAKAKMKLSDIQHYEINEAFATVPLAWQKELGADDARLNPRGGAIALGHPLGASGIRLMTTMLHAMEDSGQRYGLQSMCEAGGMANATIIERL; encoded by the coding sequence ATGAACCATCCCGTCATCGTCGACGCCATCCGCTCGCCCATGGCGCGCGCGCGGGCCGACGGCGCCCTGGCGCAAGTGCATCCCGTCGACCTGCTGTCGCAGGTGCTGGCGCAACTGGTTGCGCGCAACAAGCTCGATCCGGCCCTGGTCGACGATGTGATCTGCGGCTGCGTCAGCCAGGCTGGCGAGCAGGCCGGCACGCCGGGGCGCCTGGCCTGGCTGGCGGCCGGGCTGCCAAAGCACGTGCCCTCGACCACCATCGACCGCAAGTGCGGCTCCAGCCAGCAGGCGGTGCATTTCGCGGCGCAGGCCATCATGGCCGGCGTGCAGGACATCGTGATCGCCTGCGGCGTGGAATCCATGAGCCGCGTGCCCATGGGCAGCTCGCGCATGGGCAAGAACACCACCGGCGCGGCCTTCGATGAGCGCTACGCCCCCGGCCTGGTCGGCCAGGGCGTGTCGTCGGACCTGATCGCCGCCAAGTGGGGGCTGGGCCGCGAGCAGCTCGACCGCTACGCCGCGCGCTCGCACCAGCGCGCGCACGAGGCGCAATCCGCCGGGTGCTTTCAGCGCGAGATCGTCGGCATCGACACGCCGACTGGCCGCGTCACGCAGGACGAGACCATCCGCGCCGGCACCACCGTGGAAAAGCTGGCCACCCTCAAACCCGCGTTTGAAAACGACGACCTGTCCGAGCGCTTCCCGCAGATCGGCTGGCACACCACGGCCGGCAACGCCTCGCAGATGACCGACGGCGCCAGCGCCATGCTGATCATGAGCGAGCAAAAGGCGCGCGAGCTGGGCCTCGCGCCACGCGCGCGCTTCGTCGCCTTCGACGTGGTGGGCGACGACCCGCTCCTGATGCTCACCGCGCCCATCCCGGCCACGCAGCGCGTGCTGGCCAAGGCGAAGATGAAGCTCTCGGACATCCAGCACTACGAAATCAACGAGGCCTTTGCCACCGTGCCGCTGGCCTGGCAAAAGGAACTCGGCGCCGACGATGCGCGCCTGAACCCGCGCGGCGGCGCCATCGCCCTGGGCCACCCGCTGGGCGCCTCGGGCATCCGCTTGATGACCACCATGCTGCACGCCATGGAAGACAGCGGCCAGCGCTATGGCCTGCAATCCATGTGCGAGGCCGGCGGCATGGCCAACGCCACCATCATCGAGCGCCTGTGA